A DNA window from Ranitomeya imitator isolate aRanImi1 chromosome 2, aRanImi1.pri, whole genome shotgun sequence contains the following coding sequences:
- the LOC138666800 gene encoding pulmonary surfactant-associated protein A2-like: protein MDLIFSVFSSTGALTTSVRLCSAGFLQLPKMFYYGSLLLTVVVSMVACLPDPLNLAKVPEIPSITKPISPPKVDANIPKPTGGTLKKIGLKGVPVIGNKPAQWQDLQRRVSRLEAVSFSNVLEVFPFVTSYRNYILKLEGRIQVVGDKMIATSGKEVDFATSNLTCNLIGGRIVSPMNEAENSAALEIVKKYNRYAYVGVIGGPVPGAFNYLNGAPVVFTRWRKGEPSGKGTEGCTEMYTDGQWNDKACNYKRLTVCEL, encoded by the exons GCTTTCTTCAACTACCAAAGATGTTCTATTACGGATCTCTTCTGCTCACAGTAGTGGTCAGTATGGTGGCCTGTCTCCCTGATCCCCTAAATTTGGCAAAGGTTCCAGAAATTCCCAGTATTACAAAACCTATTTCACCTCCTAAAGTAGATGCAAACATTCCAAAGCCAACCGGAGGTACTCTGAAGAAAATTGGACTGAAAG GAGTTCCAGTTATAGGCAACAAACCTGCCCAGTGGCAAGACCTCCAACGTCGTGTCAGCAGACTAGAAGCAG TATCATTCAGTAATGTTCTTGAAGTTTTTCCTTTTGTCACCAGTTACAGGAACTATA TTctcaaactggaaggaaggatccaAGTAGTAGGTGACAAAATGATTGCCACCAGTGGAAAAGAAGTTGATTTTGCAACATCCAATCTTACATGTAATCTGATTGGTGGGCGCATTGTTTCTCCCATGAATGAAGCAGAGAACAGCGCTGCATTGGAAATCGTGAAGAAATATAACAGATATGcatatgtgggagtgataggggggCCAGTACCTGGCGCGTTCAACTACTTGAATGGAGCCCCTGTAGTTTTCACCCGCTGGAGAAAAGGTGAACCCagtggaaaaggaactgaaggctgCACTGAAATGTATACTGATGGCCAGTGGAATGATAAAGCTTGTAACTACAAACGTCTTACTGTCTGTGAGTTATAA